Proteins found in one Malassezia vespertilionis chromosome 5, complete sequence genomic segment:
- a CDS encoding uncharacterized protein (EggNog:ENOG503NVNA; COG:U; BUSCO:EOG092643QW; TransMembrane:5 (i61-78o84-101i113-135o141-165i172-191o)): MGAEWLAAFGTGGLPGEPSLMEELDINLPHIRDKSLAVLNPFHRFSPDHAKDAHMMDDTDLAGPLLFCFVFGMLLLLAGKSQFGYVYGVGLMGVASIYILLNMMSTGGIDATCVTSVLGYCMLPLCLLGAINVFLRLNSVFGYIVTPLFILWCCTSASGIFVSILGMHNQRFLVAYPVGLFYACFAMLSVFDAGTGKHAGTK; the protein is encoded by the coding sequence ATGGGCGCGGAATGGCTAGCAGCATTCGGTACGGGCGGCCTGCCCGGCGAGCCTTCGTTGATGGAGGAGCTGGATATCAATCTTCCTCACATCCGCGATAAGTCGCTCGCGGTGCTAAACCCATTCCACCGGTTCTCGCCGGACCACGCAAAAGATGCACACATGATGGACGACACGGACTTGGCCGGCCCCTTGCTCTTCTGTTTCGTATTCGGCATGCTTCTTTTGCTTGCAGGAAAGTCTCAGTTTGGCTACGTGTATGGTGTAGGCCTGATGGGGGTCGCGTCCATTTATATTTTGCTCAACATGATGTCGACCGGCGGTATTGACGCAACGTGCGTTACCAGCGTGCTTGGCTACTGTATGCTGCCATTGTGCCTGCTGGGTGCGATCAATGTGTTTCTGCGCCTCAACAGTGTGTTTGGCTACATTGTCACGCCGCTTTTCATCCTCTGGTGCTGCACATCCGCTTCCGGCATATTTGTATCGATTCTTGGGATGCACAACCAGCGTTTCCTTGTCGCCTACCCAGTGGGGCTCTTTTACGCGTGTTTTGCCATGCTCAGTGTGTTTGATGCCGGTACGGGCAAACATGCGGGCACAAAATGA